From the genome of Pseudomonas sp. Teo4, one region includes:
- a CDS encoding amidase, which yields MTIIIQTLDLGGNGPRVAIKDTIDVAGTPTRASSRALQDAPLAERHAQVVGNLLASGARLTAKVSLHELAFGTTGINHYTGTAANPHFPGRIPGGSSSGSAAAVAAGLADFSLGTDTGGSVRIPACCCGVFGFKPTFGRVSREGVMPARTSLDCVGPFAASLPMLVRAMAMIDPSFVPAQVPASARVGVLRVTAEAAIQKVVHANLVASGLTLGNVEFKHFGAAYEAGMVVINRETHDGCGHLLATDNVGADIAGRLAAAGQTSDSALAEAEAVRQRFTAEVDQALGLYDVLALPTMPDFPLRLEDAADTRAVLGMTSLVRPFNLSGHPALTIPLGSECGLPVGLQLIGAKGADEKVLAVAERLLLNIHSARVA from the coding sequence ATGACCATCATCATTCAAACCCTCGACCTGGGCGGCAACGGCCCTCGGGTGGCAATCAAGGACACCATCGACGTCGCTGGCACCCCAACCCGTGCGTCCAGCCGCGCCCTGCAGGATGCGCCACTGGCCGAGCGACATGCGCAGGTGGTCGGCAACCTGCTGGCGAGCGGAGCGCGCCTTACCGCCAAGGTCAGCCTGCATGAACTGGCCTTTGGCACCACCGGCATCAACCACTACACCGGCACGGCGGCCAACCCGCATTTCCCCGGGCGCATTCCGGGCGGTTCTTCCAGCGGTTCGGCCGCTGCGGTGGCTGCCGGGCTGGCGGATTTCAGCCTGGGTACCGATACCGGCGGTTCGGTGCGTATCCCGGCCTGCTGTTGTGGTGTGTTCGGCTTCAAGCCCACCTTCGGGCGGGTCAGCCGTGAAGGCGTCATGCCCGCACGCACCAGCCTGGACTGCGTCGGGCCATTCGCCGCGAGCTTGCCGATGCTGGTGCGGGCGATGGCGATGATCGACCCAAGCTTCGTGCCGGCGCAGGTACCTGCCAGCGCGCGGGTGGGGGTGCTGCGCGTGACCGCCGAGGCAGCCATCCAGAAAGTGGTGCACGCTAACCTGGTCGCCAGCGGGCTGACCTTGGGCAATGTCGAGTTCAAGCATTTCGGCGCGGCTTATGAAGCCGGCATGGTGGTGATCAACCGCGAAACCCACGACGGCTGCGGGCACCTGTTGGCCACCGACAACGTCGGTGCCGATATCGCTGGCCGACTGGCCGCTGCCGGGCAGACCAGTGACAGCGCCCTGGCCGAGGCCGAAGCGGTGCGCCAACGCTTCACCGCCGAGGTCGACCAGGCGCTTGGCCTTTACGACGTGCTGGCGTTGCCGACCATGCCGGACTTCCCGCTGCGCCTCGAAGACGCGGCAGACACCCGTGCGGTGCTGGGCATGACCTCGCTGGTGCGGCCGTTCAACTTGTCCGGGCACCCGGCGTTGACCATTCCGCTGGGCAGCGAGTGCGGGCTGCCGGTGGGCCTGCAACTGATCGGTGCCAAGGGCGCCGACGAGAAAGTGCTGGCGGTCGCCGAGCGTCTGCTGCTCAACATCCACTCGGCGCGGGTTGCCTGA
- a CDS encoding flavin reductase — protein sequence MVDVTRFRDAMAMLGGAVSVITTDGVAGRFGFTASAVCSVTDSPPTLLVCMNRASHSNAQFKANGALCVNVLAGTHRELSGAFANKHLNMDERFATAQWGVLESGAPVMDEALVNFDCRIAQVHEVGSHSIFYCEIQDIRLGGADDGLVYFNRAYHRVCETSKAC from the coding sequence ATGGTTGACGTAACCCGTTTTCGCGACGCAATGGCCATGCTCGGTGGCGCTGTTTCGGTCATCACCACCGACGGTGTCGCCGGCCGTTTCGGCTTCACGGCCTCGGCGGTGTGCAGCGTGACCGACTCGCCGCCCACGCTGCTGGTGTGCATGAACCGCGCCTCGCATTCCAATGCCCAGTTCAAGGCCAACGGCGCGCTGTGCGTGAACGTGCTGGCCGGCACCCATCGCGAGCTGTCGGGGGCCTTCGCCAACAAGCACCTGAACATGGACGAGCGCTTCGCCACCGCGCAATGGGGTGTGCTGGAAAGCGGTGCACCGGTGATGGACGAGGCGCTGGTCAACTTCGACTGTCGCATCGCCCAGGTGCACGAGGTGGGTTCGCACAGCATCTTCTACTGCGAGATCCAGGACATTCGCCTGGGTGGCGCCGACGACGGGCTGGTGTACTTCAACCGTGCCTACCACCGCGTCTGCGAAACCTCGAAGGCTTGCTGA
- a CDS encoding methyl-accepting chemotaxis protein: MDDANRQQERTEGVAAAVGQLGSAAQDIARNAASAADQAGQTRTLVEQGSQEVANAQRAMRELSLAIDQSSSTLQVLNGKTCDIGQILDVIRSVSEQTNLLALNAAIEAARAGEAGRGFAVVADEVRNLAHSTQRSTAQIHDLIEQLQAHAGNSVTTMAQSLDSTEKGVLITDQAELKLQHIQVGISAMDSMNLSVAAATEEQTTVIEALNREIHEMKALNQATMANLQDTLQACQALQAESVSLKALVGGFKLV; the protein is encoded by the coding sequence ATGGACGATGCCAACCGGCAACAGGAACGTACCGAGGGTGTCGCCGCCGCCGTCGGCCAGTTGGGTTCGGCAGCCCAGGACATCGCCCGCAACGCCGCCTCGGCAGCGGACCAGGCCGGCCAGACCCGCACCTTGGTAGAACAAGGCAGCCAGGAAGTGGCCAATGCGCAACGTGCGATGCGCGAGCTCTCCCTCGCCATCGACCAGTCCAGCAGCACGTTGCAAGTGCTCAATGGCAAGACCTGCGATATCGGGCAAATTCTCGATGTGATCCGCAGCGTTTCGGAGCAGACCAACCTGCTGGCGCTCAACGCCGCCATCGAAGCGGCCCGAGCTGGTGAAGCGGGTCGCGGCTTTGCCGTGGTTGCCGACGAGGTGCGCAACCTGGCGCACAGCACTCAGCGTTCGACCGCGCAGATCCACGACCTGATCGAACAGTTGCAGGCCCATGCCGGCAACTCGGTCACGACCATGGCACAAAGCCTGGACTCCACCGAAAAAGGCGTGCTCATCACCGACCAGGCTGAGCTCAAGCTGCAGCATATCCAGGTCGGTATCAGCGCCATGGACAGCATGAACCTCTCGGTAGCCGCCGCGACCGAGGAGCAGACCACGGTCATCGAGGCGCTCAACCGGGAAATTCACGAAATGAAAGCGCTCAACCAGGCCACCATGGCGAACCTGCAGGACACCCTGCAGGCCTGCCAGGCGTTGCAGGCAGAAAGCGTTTCATTGAAGGCATTGGTTGGGGGGTTCAAGCTGGTCTGA
- a CDS encoding PDR/VanB family oxidoreductase, with product MNEELLNVVVRKREIQGDDVVVLDLERVDGEWLPAFDAGAHVDIHIADGLVRQYSLCGDPADSSVYRLGVLKDPASRGGSVGVHETLLEGRELQISAPRNLFPLAAQAQRTILLGGGIGITPMIAMAHALKQQGADFELHYCGRSRSRSAFLDELANAPFAAQVFTHFDDEGPQQRLDLAAVLGHGKTGTHMYTCGPAGFMDWVIGGARQQGYAEDHIHKEYFQVEVDASGDSFEVVAARSNKTVQVAEGQTILDALAQVGIKIEISCEQGVCGTCLCDVLEGEPDHRDVYLTDEEKAANDQILVCCSRAKSNKLVLDI from the coding sequence ATGAATGAAGAATTGCTGAATGTAGTCGTGCGCAAGCGCGAAATCCAAGGGGACGACGTGGTCGTTCTCGACCTCGAACGTGTCGACGGTGAGTGGTTGCCAGCCTTCGATGCCGGCGCCCATGTCGACATCCATATCGCCGACGGGCTGGTGCGCCAGTACTCGCTGTGCGGCGACCCGGCCGACAGCTCGGTATACCGCCTGGGCGTACTCAAGGACCCGGCGTCGCGCGGCGGCTCGGTGGGCGTTCACGAAACCTTGCTGGAAGGCCGCGAGCTGCAGATCAGTGCACCGCGCAACCTGTTCCCGCTCGCCGCACAGGCCCAGCGCACCATCCTGCTGGGTGGCGGCATCGGCATCACGCCGATGATCGCCATGGCCCATGCCTTGAAGCAGCAAGGGGCAGATTTCGAGCTGCACTACTGTGGCCGCTCGCGCAGCCGCAGTGCCTTCCTCGACGAGCTGGCCAACGCCCCGTTCGCCGCCCAGGTGTTCACCCACTTCGACGACGAAGGCCCACAGCAGCGGCTCGACCTGGCCGCGGTGCTTGGCCATGGCAAAACCGGCACGCACATGTACACCTGCGGCCCGGCGGGCTTCATGGACTGGGTGATTGGCGGCGCGCGCCAGCAGGGTTATGCCGAGGACCACATCCACAAGGAATACTTCCAGGTGGAGGTGGACGCCAGTGGCGACAGCTTCGAAGTGGTCGCCGCACGCAGCAACAAGACCGTTCAGGTAGCCGAGGGGCAGACCATCCTCGACGCCCTGGCCCAGGTCGGGATCAAGATCGAGATTTCCTGCGAGCAGGGTGTCTGCGGTACCTGCCTGTGCGATGTGCTCGAAGGCGAACCAGACCACCGTGACGTGTACCTGACTGACGAAGAAAAGGCCGCCAACGACCAGATCCTGGTGTGTTGCTCGCGGGCCAAATCCAACAAGCTCGTGCTGGACATCTGA
- a CDS encoding nuclear transport factor 2 family protein, whose product MTELSTLQARLHAFESQQAIRVCINRYMELCDQLDADTPLDELARLFTEEALWEGKGAKYAESFGGYRGREAIRAMFATYMKTPAHFALNVHFLTSEVIEVDGDEGLGRWVMLQTSTFADGASHLNAARLTVRFAVEEGQWRMAHFQTENLFSRPVSAWNDSAPLPVPEKAR is encoded by the coding sequence ATGACCGAACTATCAACCCTGCAGGCGCGCCTGCACGCGTTTGAAAGCCAGCAAGCGATCCGGGTTTGCATCAACCGCTACATGGAACTGTGTGACCAGCTGGATGCCGACACGCCGCTGGACGAGCTGGCCCGGCTGTTCACCGAAGAGGCGCTGTGGGAGGGCAAGGGTGCCAAGTATGCTGAGAGTTTTGGTGGCTACCGGGGCCGTGAAGCGATTCGGGCGATGTTCGCCACCTACATGAAAACGCCCGCGCACTTTGCGTTGAATGTGCACTTCCTGACCAGTGAGGTCATTGAAGTGGACGGTGACGAAGGGTTGGGGCGCTGGGTGATGCTGCAGACCAGCACCTTCGCCGATGGCGCTTCGCATTTGAATGCCGCGCGCCTGACCGTGCGCTTCGCGGTGGAGGAAGGCCAGTGGCGAATGGCGCATTTCCAGACCGAGAACCTGTTCAGCCGCCCGGTCAGTGCCTGGAATGACAGCGCGCCGTTGCCGGTGCCTGAGAAGGCTCGTTAG
- a CDS encoding MarR family transcriptional regulator, translated as MSNLKKTGHSHHDPASDEFRKEDFPFYWLARVHGRYTQNMERLLKKIDLDVPRWRVLWILNENGESSISEISTHAIAKLSTITKIVYRMKDDGLVDTAPSPEDGRVTQVRITPLGLEAIERMQEVTRELFQRSFKGLTEAQVQRLNRMLEVVFHNLETL; from the coding sequence ATGAGCAACCTCAAGAAGACTGGCCACAGCCATCACGACCCGGCCAGCGACGAATTTCGCAAGGAAGATTTCCCCTTTTACTGGCTGGCCCGGGTGCACGGCCGCTATACCCAGAACATGGAACGGCTGCTCAAGAAGATCGACCTCGATGTACCGCGCTGGCGCGTGCTGTGGATCCTCAACGAGAACGGTGAATCGAGCATTTCCGAAATCTCCACCCATGCCATCGCCAAGCTCTCGACCATCACCAAGATCGTCTATCGCATGAAGGACGATGGCCTGGTCGATACCGCCCCCAGCCCCGAAGATGGCCGTGTGACCCAAGTCCGCATCACGCCCCTGGGCCTGGAGGCCATCGAGCGCATGCAGGAAGTCACCCGCGAGCTGTTCCAGCGCAGTTTCAAGGGCCTGACCGAAGCTCAGGTGCAGCGCTTGAACCGCATGCTCGAAGTGGTTTTCCATAACCTCGAAACGCTCTGA